The segment AAAGAGGGGGACAATTTAACCGACGATGAGAAACTTGAATTTTTTGAGAAGTTAACTAAATTTGCTGACCACCAGCAAATTGCGCTCAAAGAAATGCTTAGAAATGTCTCTGGGTTAACCGGTGAAGCAATAACTTGTTCGCTTAATTTAAATCAAGAGGCAGTCGGGCAGGCAAGTCTGACACTTAAATCGTTAAAGAGGGACTTTACTAAAGAGAAGGCCAGTCTTGCTGATGAATCTTTAACATCCGCGACGGCCGAAGTCAAAGAGAAAGAGCTAACCGAGGAAATTGAGTCGTTGACTCAAAAGAAAGGTGCTGAAGAGGTAGAGTTATTTAAAGTTAATTTAGATGTTTTTAGTCCAAATGGAGATGGTATAAAAGATATTTGTAAGATTAACATAAAGGCGGCTTCGGGGCAGAACTTGTGGGTCGATATCTTTTCAAAGAAAGGGGTTTTGATTCGTTCCAACTTAAAATTGGCTGAAACCATGTTTTCTAAGGGAAATTACATAACCTCTTGGAACGGAAACAATAACGTTGGGCAAATTGTTTTGGACGGAACCTATCTGTTTAAACTCAAGGGCGAGGATGGAAATTATATCTCTTTGACAGCGGCTGTAAAAATGGACAATACGGCTCCCGCGCCACCGGATTTATTGGCACCAAATGATGGAGCGATTATTATAAACGATGCTCGAGTTGCCTTGTATTGGTCAGGTTCCCGTGATTCTGATACAGAAATGTATGTTTTGCAATATTCCCAAGACCCGAATTTTAAAGAAGCAAAGACAATTGGCGATTTAGGTACCGTTTTTGTGTCTGGGTTTTCAGAGGGAGATTGGTATTGGCGGGTAAAGTCGGTTGATAATGTTGGTAACGCAAGCAATTATTCATCTTCTCGAACTTTTACTATCAAGTGAGAGACTATCCATAATCAAATAACGAGCAGTTAACTAATTGTTAGCTTGGCCGTTTACTCACACTCCTTTGGAAATCGTAAGGCGCAAAGTGCAGATTTAAAAATATTTTAAAACCTCGAGATTACTTCACTCCCACCTACGTCTATGATACCGTCAGGCATTGGCGTGCAGGTCGCTCGCAATGACAGTGATAATGAGATTGCCAATCAGCTACTAAAGACTACCAAGTTCATTTTGAACTTCTTCGGAAATTACCCCAAAACCACCGGTGATATAGAGTTTTTTAATGTCATCGCTGTAATTTATGAGGTAGTTTTTTGTCGAATTAGGAATGGAACCGTTTCGTGTCAACAACATCGGGCATGGCCCAATTTTGGCTGCGTATGAAGCGCTTGCTAAGGCATCTGGGAAATTTTCGCCTGTGGCGATGAAGATATTATCTGAACCGGGAAAGTATAAGAAATACCTTTCGGCTATTTTTTTG is part of the Candidatus Oleimmundimicrobium sp. genome and harbors:
- a CDS encoding DUF5667 domain-containing protein, coding for MENKLEKALDNCIKLLRDRGESIDGCLAKYPDLREQLEPLLQAALAVREALPEISPSIEFKKSLRAKLDAMVESKHKEFVLSKKTSRKRLSFPMFLQPRLNALTTAIAVVFIFAVLGAGTMVASANSLPDSLLYPVKMAVENVEVILSISAFDKAQTYLELAEKRLNEAEAMVDIKNEKLVKESLAAMDINLKKAMKEGDNLTDDEKLEFFEKLTKFADHQQIALKEMLRNVSGLTGEAITCSLNLNQEAVGQASLTLKSLKRDFTKEKASLADESLTSATAEVKEKELTEEIESLTQKKGAEEVELFKVNLDVFSPNGDGIKDICKINIKAASGQNLWVDIFSKKGVLIRSNLKLAETMFSKGNYITSWNGNNNVGQIVLDGTYLFKLKGEDGNYISLTAAVKMDNTAPAPPDLLAPNDGAIIINDARVALYWSGSRDSDTEMYVLQYSQDPNFKEAKTIGDLGTVFVSGFSEGDWYWRVKSVDNVGNASNYSSSRTFTIK
- a CDS encoding cell wall-binding repeat-containing protein, giving the protein KKIAERYFLYFPGSDNIFIATGENFPDALASASYAAKIGPCPMLLTRNGSIPNSTKNYLINYSDDIKKLYITGGFGVISEEVQNELGSL